Proteins encoded by one window of Acidobacteriota bacterium:
- a CDS encoding FG-GAP-like repeat-containing protein: MRGLLFLVLSLGLPLAAGLVEERAWTGSSTVPDSRQVMTEPLAADLDADGATELAFISFTDRNDVLDAEDGVLRVVRGSDASELLSVADPGCRVCADGGACVPLNARGDTGFLAPASGLALGNLLGDNRPEIVGVLEGRLQETLNRVVAFDADGRFLWCSAKLLLPLDPYTQLSLADLDADGRAEVLAGSAVFSNQGALLFDDGDRSAVISIAADVDGDGLAEVLTGPKALKADGTVLWQQAALGTGPHYPAVGDFDLDGLPEVVVVDHGTSRVFILEGATGAIRCEQPLESDAGTPWLGGPPALGDVDGDCVPEVAVAGGSGFTMLQYVAPTGGQTDCLQRLWTRALADTSSSRSSPAFFDFDADGTLDVAQTDEQRLRIWRGSDGAPIGEIDNSSATGVEGPVIADVDGDGQAEIVIAANDYDRVGASGVRVIHDPATTWPAARPLWNQHAYHRTNIADDGTLPAPEENFWVAYNHFRSQQGAVCGDVDEDGVRNGVDNCPAVANADQLDTDGDGAGDACDCDPNDADTYPGAPQLCDGANNDCDDPLWPTVPADEADDDGDGARVCDGDCDDSNDQAYPGATEACNGFDDDCDGLIDEDADGMDSDSDGVRNLCDNCRFTANPDQLDTDGDGAGDACDNCLTTPNPTQKDGDADGLGNACDNCPHRANPAQEDGDGDGDGDICDNCPTTPNPAQADVDGDGEGDRCDLDDGIVLFDQVDHPRVRWQSDPAYSTFNLYRGDLAVLVGGGSYTQLPGSNAYADRFCGLADTFLDDTLIPVRGEAFYWLVTGQGTGGESALGDGAGVTRLNDNPCP; this comes from the coding sequence ATGCGCGGACTGCTCTTTTTGGTGTTGAGTCTTGGTTTACCCCTGGCAGCGGGCCTGGTCGAAGAGCGGGCGTGGACGGGTTCTTCGACGGTACCCGACTCCCGGCAGGTGATGACCGAACCGCTGGCGGCCGATCTGGACGCCGACGGCGCGACAGAACTGGCCTTCATCTCCTTCACCGATCGCAACGATGTACTCGACGCGGAAGACGGTGTGCTCCGGGTCGTCCGGGGCAGTGATGCCAGCGAGTTGTTGAGTGTGGCGGACCCGGGCTGCCGGGTCTGCGCCGACGGCGGCGCCTGCGTGCCCCTGAACGCCAGGGGCGACACCGGTTTTCTGGCTCCCGCGTCGGGACTGGCCCTGGGAAATCTGCTCGGAGACAACCGCCCCGAGATCGTCGGGGTGCTCGAAGGCCGGCTCCAGGAGACCTTGAACCGTGTCGTCGCCTTCGACGCCGACGGTCGATTCCTCTGGTGCAGCGCCAAGCTGCTGCTGCCCCTCGATCCCTACACCCAGCTTTCCCTGGCGGATCTCGACGCCGACGGCCGGGCGGAGGTGCTGGCGGGCAGCGCGGTCTTCTCGAACCAGGGCGCGCTGCTCTTCGACGATGGTGACCGCAGCGCGGTGATCTCCATCGCCGCCGACGTGGACGGCGATGGCCTGGCGGAGGTGCTCACCGGCCCCAAGGCCCTGAAGGCCGACGGCACGGTGCTCTGGCAGCAGGCGGCTTTGGGAACCGGACCGCACTACCCGGCGGTAGGCGACTTCGATCTCGACGGTCTGCCCGAGGTGGTGGTGGTGGATCACGGCACCAGCCGTGTCTTCATCCTCGAGGGAGCCACCGGCGCGATACGCTGCGAGCAACCCCTCGAGAGCGACGCCGGCACTCCCTGGCTGGGCGGCCCGCCGGCCCTGGGAGACGTGGACGGCGACTGCGTCCCGGAGGTGGCCGTGGCCGGCGGAAGCGGCTTCACCATGCTGCAGTACGTGGCCCCCACCGGTGGCCAGACCGATTGTCTGCAACGGCTGTGGACCCGGGCCCTGGCCGACACCTCGTCTTCCCGCTCGTCCCCCGCCTTCTTCGACTTCGACGCCGACGGCACCCTCGACGTGGCCCAGACCGACGAGCAGCGCCTGCGCATCTGGCGCGGCAGCGACGGCGCCCCCATCGGCGAGATCGACAACTCCTCGGCCACCGGCGTCGAGGGGCCGGTGATCGCCGACGTGGACGGGGACGGCCAGGCTGAGATCGTCATCGCCGCCAACGACTACGACCGAGTCGGCGCCAGCGGCGTACGGGTGATCCACGATCCGGCCACGACCTGGCCCGCCGCCCGACCCCTGTGGAACCAGCACGCCTACCACCGCACCAATATCGCGGACGACGGCACCCTGCCCGCCCCGGAGGAAAACTTCTGGGTGGCATACAACCACTTCCGCAGTCAGCAGGGCGCGGTCTGCGGTGACGTCGACGAGGACGGGGTGCGCAACGGCGTCGACAACTGCCCCGCCGTGGCCAACGCCGACCAGCTCGACACCGACGGCGACGGGGCCGGGGACGCCTGCGACTGCGATCCCAACGACGCCGACACCTACCCCGGTGCTCCGCAACTCTGCGATGGCGCCAACAACGACTGTGACGATCCACTCTGGCCCACGGTGCCGGCGGACGAGGCCGACGACGACGGCGACGGCGCGCGCGTCTGCGACGGCGACTGCGACGACAGTAACGACCAGGCCTACCCCGGGGCCACCGAGGCCTGCAACGGTTTCGACGACGACTGCGACGGGCTGATCGACGAGGATGCCGACGGGATGGACTCGGACTCCGACGGCGTGCGCAATCTCTGCGACAACTGCCGCTTCACCGCCAACCCGGATCAGCTCGACACCGACGGCGACGGGGCCGGAGACGCCTGCGACAACTGCCTGACCACGCCCAACCCCACGCAGAAGGACGGCGACGCCGACGGCCTGGGCAACGCCTGCGACAACTGCCCCCACCGGGCCAATCCCGCCCAGGAAGACGGCGACGGCGACGGCGACGGGGACATCTGCGACAACTGCCCGACCACACCGAACCCCGCCCAGGCGGACGTGGACGGTGACGGCGAGGGTGACCGCTGCGACCTGGACGACGGTATCGTGCTCTTCGACCAGGTGGACCATCCGCGGGTGAGGTGGCAGTCGGATCCGGCCTACTCCACGTTCAATCTCTACCGCGGTGACCTGGCGGTGCTCGTCGGCGGCGGCTCTTACACCCAGCTTCCCGGCAGCAACGCCTACGCCGATCGCTTCTGCGGGCTGGCGGACACCTTCCTGGACGACACGCTGATTCCCGTCAGGGGCGAGGCGTTCTACTGGCTGGTCACCGGCCAGGGAACCGGGGGGGAGAGCGCCCTGGGTGATGGCGCGGGGGTCACGCGCCTCAACGACAATCCCTGCCCCTGA
- a CDS encoding O-antigen ligase family protein: MRGTPPRNLVSGIALAILPAMVLLRLRGFVAPHEDPRQAVLIAAGAAIFLAGVPRRRAGRLSVALKLALILLAWTAVGLALSPSPARGGLRLAQLAAALIITAACAAGADDRRWLDGLHRLSVAAGLTVAGLFWWRALLAFPRSDYPVWLMFSPIGHVSLSGDVLALWLPLLAWTCVETRQPRWLRGGAGLALAGLGGALLMGASRAALAGLALAAVTATTLVVGRDRRWPRRAALPLALAGAAAVGAWAAAPLPLRPLERVVEAFADGVEQRGSWLGPRAPLYAATLELVRAAPLLGYGPGAFPDVYPGRARRGAPAGDPLTAPGLFAADPHNALLEQAVDGGVGAALLLAALLAVVLAGAWQRARRDGGGRAVAAAAALGGALPGLAFSHTLHHPSSLYFFALAAGLSRAASTGAAPPRPAARWRLPAAALLVVTLAIGPTRALAAHWELGRGLAKLGPSPLAARRHLERALACDPRCFRAALALAQLDLAGGDTEAAATRLRQVLTYHPDPALDSLLAAISRR; the protein is encoded by the coding sequence GTGAGGGGTACCCCACCACGCAACCTCGTCAGCGGGATCGCCCTGGCCATCCTGCCGGCGATGGTGCTCTTGCGACTGCGGGGTTTCGTCGCGCCCCACGAGGATCCTCGGCAGGCCGTGCTGATCGCGGCGGGTGCGGCGATCTTCCTCGCCGGCGTCCCGCGCCGACGCGCGGGAAGACTGTCGGTGGCGCTGAAACTGGCACTGATCCTGCTGGCCTGGACGGCGGTCGGGCTGGCGCTGTCGCCCAGCCCGGCCCGCGGGGGGCTGCGCCTGGCCCAACTGGCCGCCGCGCTCATCATCACCGCGGCTTGCGCGGCCGGGGCCGACGACCGTCGCTGGCTCGACGGCCTGCACCGGCTGTCGGTGGCGGCGGGACTGACCGTCGCGGGGCTCTTCTGGTGGCGCGCCCTGCTGGCCTTCCCCCGTTCCGACTACCCGGTGTGGCTGATGTTCTCGCCCATCGGCCACGTCAGCCTGAGCGGAGACGTGCTGGCCTTGTGGTTGCCGCTGCTGGCCTGGACCTGTGTCGAGACCCGACAACCCCGCTGGCTGCGGGGGGGCGCGGGGCTGGCCCTGGCGGGACTCGGCGGAGCGTTGCTGATGGGCGCCTCCCGGGCCGCGCTGGCGGGCCTGGCGCTGGCAGCGGTAACGGCGACGACGCTGGTCGTGGGACGCGACCGCCGCTGGCCCCGGCGGGCGGCGCTCCCGCTGGCCCTGGCCGGCGCCGCGGCGGTCGGGGCCTGGGCCGCGGCGCCCCTGCCCCTGCGCCCCCTGGAACGAGTGGTGGAGGCCTTCGCCGACGGGGTCGAACAGCGCGGAAGCTGGCTCGGTCCCCGCGCCCCCCTCTATGCCGCCACCCTCGAGCTGGTGCGCGCCGCGCCCCTGTTAGGCTACGGGCCGGGCGCTTTCCCCGATGTCTATCCGGGTCGCGCCCGCCGCGGCGCCCCGGCCGGCGATCCCCTCACCGCCCCCGGGCTCTTCGCCGCCGACCCCCACAACGCCCTGCTCGAGCAGGCGGTCGACGGCGGCGTGGGGGCGGCCCTGCTGCTGGCCGCCTTGCTGGCGGTGGTCCTCGCCGGGGCCTGGCAGCGGGCGCGCCGCGACGGTGGCGGACGCGCCGTCGCGGCGGCGGCGGCGCTCGGCGGCGCCCTGCCGGGTCTCGCCTTCTCCCACACTCTGCACCACCCCTCGAGCCTGTACTTCTTCGCGCTGGCCGCGGGGCTGAGCCGGGCCGCCTCGACCGGAGCCGCCCCCCCCCGCCCGGCTGCACGCTGGCGGCTGCCCGCCGCCGCCCTGCTGGTGGTCACCCTGGCGATCGGGCCCACCCGCGCCCTGGCCGCCCACTGGGAACTGGGACGCGGGCTGGCCAAGCTCGGTCCCTCACCGCTCGCCGCCCGCCGACACCTCGAGCGCGCTCTCGCCTGCGATCCCCGCTGTTTCCGCGCCGCCCTCGCCCTGGCCCAGCTCGATCTGGCGGGAGGCGACACCGAGGCGGCAGCCACCCGCCTGCGCCAGGTGCTGACCTACCACCCCGACCCGGCTCTCGACTCCCTGTTGGCGGCGATCAGCCGCCGATAG
- a CDS encoding efflux RND transporter periplasmic adaptor subunit: MCPSTRLLLSILALLPALGGMASCTAPQDVEAAEKPAEPATAGETAEPAVPVTLAVARRGRIEALLRATANLEAERQVKVYSQATGIVTRLAVEEGDLVRRGDLLAQLDDRQARSAVAKAESRLRKQRRETDRIERLWRKKLISEQEFSESRYQLEQIELELADARRELEFTTIRAPIDGTIAERSVQPGERVQIGAPLFEIVDFDSLVARIFVPEKDLSRLSPGQVGRISSRSLGETTYTGRIQRISPVIDPATGTSKVTLAVGAQPGLRPGMYVDVALVTQVQDDAVLVPKQAVIYDRDRTWLFRIDDEQRAHKVEIEIELADRESIKPVSGIEEGDRLVVAGQTGLKEGARVSEVPSPAPGA, from the coding sequence ATGTGCCCGTCCACCAGACTCCTGCTCTCGATCCTGGCCCTGCTGCCGGCCCTGGGGGGCATGGCTTCCTGTACCGCACCCCAGGACGTGGAAGCCGCCGAGAAGCCGGCGGAGCCGGCCACCGCCGGGGAAACGGCGGAACCGGCCGTTCCCGTCACCCTGGCCGTCGCCCGTCGGGGCCGCATCGAGGCGCTGCTCCGCGCCACCGCCAACCTGGAAGCCGAGCGCCAGGTGAAAGTCTATTCCCAGGCCACCGGCATCGTCACCCGGCTCGCCGTGGAGGAAGGCGACCTGGTGCGCCGGGGTGACCTGCTGGCGCAGCTCGACGACCGACAGGCCCGCTCGGCGGTGGCCAAGGCGGAAAGCCGCCTGCGCAAACAGCGGCGCGAAACCGATCGAATCGAGCGCCTGTGGCGGAAAAAGCTGATCAGCGAGCAGGAGTTCAGCGAGAGTCGCTACCAGCTCGAACAGATCGAACTGGAACTGGCCGACGCCCGCCGCGAGCTGGAGTTCACCACGATCCGGGCGCCTATCGACGGGACGATCGCCGAACGTTCGGTACAGCCCGGCGAACGGGTGCAGATCGGCGCCCCCCTGTTCGAAATCGTCGATTTCGATTCCCTGGTGGCGCGGATCTTCGTCCCGGAAAAAGACCTCTCGCGCCTGTCCCCCGGCCAGGTGGGCCGCATCAGTTCCCGCTCGCTGGGCGAGACGACCTACACCGGCCGGATCCAGCGCATCTCTCCGGTGATCGACCCTGCCACCGGCACCTCCAAGGTGACCCTGGCCGTGGGTGCCCAGCCCGGCCTGCGCCCCGGCATGTACGTCGACGTGGCCCTGGTCACCCAAGTGCAGGACGACGCCGTCCTGGTGCCCAAGCAGGCTGTGATCTACGACCGGGACCGCACCTGGCTGTTCCGGATCGATGACGAGCAGCGGGCCCACAAGGTGGAGATCGAGATCGAGCTGGCCGATCGGGAATCGATCAAGCCCGTCTCCGGCATCGAAGAAGGAGACCGGCTGGTGGTGGCCGGCCAAACCGGTCTCAAGGAAGGCGCCCGGGTCAGCGAAGTGCCGTCCCCCGCACCGGGAGCCTGA
- a CDS encoding sialidase family protein: MRPPNRRRVRPWLLAATAPAASAALLFTGIPAPRNPPRPDVPPLPGGGGKGIPDKPVLTFDPPSPPARTDGGAGGTNRRAHQDSSGRDQNETSIAIHPNDPNNIVGGANDAREGSWAAEVYASHDGGRTFSDGVMPFRAQPNQGDPTLAFCGDGTVLYGYLDYVGSFSPHRLIVSHSNDGGDTWSDDRDGAPDIDFTRSTDGGPNWETPYRVNDDAVGNGRDQFFPWMAVDDKGLLHLMWHDRRHDSTNDAFPICIATSRDGGESFDRNLRGSDSPSKGSLTGFLGDYAALAAGGGKFVPLWSDLRAGTGEEDVYIEVEPAFDYDIVADVLFDADKQTLHFADQEPRLGDVIVYDLVLGDVADVAATDPWTGAQCVAEDLAAPPATVPDLPDPGRALYVRLRAQGPRGHGSFGSASAHPDTRDSLDDAPPCGL, from the coding sequence ATGCGCCCCCCGAACCGTCGCCGCGTCCGGCCCTGGCTGCTCGCGGCGACCGCCCCGGCGGCGTCGGCGGCCCTGCTCTTCACCGGGATTCCGGCGCCGCGAAACCCGCCTCGCCCCGACGTCCCCCCCCTGCCGGGCGGCGGGGGGAAAGGTATCCCCGACAAGCCCGTGCTCACCTTCGACCCGCCCTCGCCCCCCGCCCGCACCGACGGGGGGGCCGGCGGCACCAATCGCCGGGCCCACCAGGACAGCTCGGGCCGCGATCAGAACGAAACCTCGATCGCCATCCATCCAAACGATCCGAACAACATCGTCGGCGGCGCCAACGACGCCCGGGAGGGCAGTTGGGCGGCGGAGGTCTACGCCAGTCACGACGGCGGCCGGACCTTCAGCGACGGGGTGATGCCCTTTCGCGCCCAACCCAATCAAGGCGATCCGACCCTCGCCTTCTGCGGCGACGGCACGGTGCTCTACGGCTACCTGGACTACGTCGGTTCTTTCTCGCCCCACCGGCTGATCGTCTCCCACTCCAACGACGGCGGCGACACCTGGTCCGACGACCGGGACGGTGCCCCTGACATCGACTTCACCCGTTCGACGGACGGAGGCCCGAACTGGGAGACCCCCTACAGGGTCAACGACGATGCCGTGGGCAACGGGAGGGACCAGTTCTTCCCCTGGATGGCCGTCGACGACAAGGGCCTGCTGCACCTGATGTGGCATGACCGGCGGCACGACAGCACGAACGACGCCTTCCCTATCTGCATCGCCACTTCGCGGGATGGCGGCGAGAGCTTCGATCGCAACCTCCGGGGCAGTGACAGCCCCTCGAAGGGCTCGCTGACGGGCTTTCTCGGGGACTACGCCGCCCTGGCCGCCGGCGGCGGCAAGTTCGTCCCCCTGTGGAGCGACCTGCGTGCGGGCACCGGCGAAGAAGACGTCTACATCGAGGTGGAGCCCGCCTTCGACTACGACATCGTCGCCGACGTGCTCTTCGACGCCGACAAGCAGACCCTGCACTTCGCCGACCAGGAACCCCGGCTGGGTGATGTCATCGTCTACGACCTGGTGCTCGGCGACGTGGCCGACGTGGCCGCCACCGACCCCTGGACCGGCGCCCAGTGCGTTGCGGAAGATCTGGCGGCGCCTCCCGCCACCGTCCCGGACCTGCCCGACCCGGGCCGCGCGCTCTACGTACGGCTCCGCGCCCAGGGGCCCCGGGGCCATGGCAGCTTCGGATCGGCCAGCGCCCACCCCGACACCCGCGACAGCCTGGACGACGCCCCGCCCTGCGGCCTGTGA
- a CDS encoding efflux RND transporter permease subunit, producing the protein MEHRQAGSYLVTRPVAITMVFLAAVVFGALSYSRLALRLMPELTYPTITVRTEYPGAAPQEVESDISRPIEEAVGVVGGLGRISSISRAGVSDVVLEFDWKADMAEATQSVLEELDRVLLPEQAERPLILHYDPSEDAVLELSLASTREGPSDETELRRLRRLADRRIKRTLEPIRGVAAVRVSGGLEEEIQVLLDEEQLRRLRISAAQVIDRLAAENINLAGGTIRDGRSEYMVRTLGEFTNLQQIADTVVAERDGAPLRIKDLGRVVRSHKEREIITRTDGRPAVRVEIFKEADANIVDLAHRVRQAVGSADEGEESTSLAALLAHDEKAALKVVADRSLFIESSLREVRQAAILGGLLAVAVLLLFLRRLRPTAIIAASIPVSLAITFAPLNLLGVSLNIMSLGGLALGIGMLVDSSIVVLESIHRCREEGDTPDQAVVRGTREVRSAVFASTLTSVAVFFPMVFIEGVAGQAFGDLGTAVVVSLLASAAVALVLIPMLAALGGSGTRPAAPYRLRELLRVASARRFADAFRSTSLTRSIAATPFRLLLLAVALPLEIAGRALLALLILLFLLARLVGRGLAAIGRRARRRLPPDAGSPPRFYPKLLTAALSHPWLLLLAVTACLAATAAVLQRMESELLPEVHQGEFTVEVALPVGTPLDHTAEVLTPVEQALLAESEDIESLLLTLGFDSAQSQRSDEGEHTARFKVLLAPSRRPEETERRILRRIRRRLATIPDMEIRVVRPVLFSSKTPIEVEIQADDLIQLRALADQAADLLAELPELTDVESTQRRGAPEIQVIYDRDRLSRLGLDIRSVARLVRNKVQGTEATRYNLLDRRIPIVVRLGLDDRETTDEVRALDVNPNGTRPLPLEAVARVVVGEGPSEVRRIDGRRSALVTANLASGSLTGAAARIEEVLGRAMDWPLGTDFRISGQSEEWQRSRRSLWLVLALSVFLVYVIMAAQFESLIHPLVIMITIPLAFIGSIVAIWLTGVNISVVVLLGLIMLAGIVVNNAIVLVDYINVLRDRGLGLREAVVTAGGVRLRPILMTTATTVLGLLPMAVGWGDGAEIRRPMAIAVIAGLLSSTALTLVVIPVVYERIESLIGRRGRARR; encoded by the coding sequence GTGGAGCACCGGCAAGCAGGCAGCTACCTGGTCACGCGCCCGGTGGCCATCACGATGGTCTTTCTCGCGGCCGTCGTCTTCGGCGCCCTCTCCTACTCGCGCCTGGCCCTGCGGCTGATGCCCGAACTGACCTACCCCACCATCACCGTCCGCACCGAGTACCCGGGTGCGGCCCCCCAGGAGGTGGAGAGCGACATCTCCCGGCCCATCGAGGAAGCCGTGGGAGTGGTCGGCGGCCTGGGCCGGATCAGTTCCATCTCCCGGGCGGGCGTCAGCGACGTGGTGCTGGAATTCGACTGGAAGGCCGACATGGCCGAGGCCACCCAGAGCGTGCTGGAGGAGTTGGACCGTGTGTTGCTCCCCGAGCAGGCCGAGCGACCGCTGATCCTGCACTACGACCCCTCGGAAGACGCCGTGCTGGAATTGTCCCTGGCCTCGACCCGCGAGGGCCCTTCGGACGAAACCGAACTGCGTCGCCTGCGCCGCCTGGCCGACCGGCGCATCAAGCGCACCCTCGAACCGATTCGCGGCGTGGCGGCAGTGCGTGTCAGCGGCGGCCTGGAAGAAGAGATCCAGGTCCTGCTCGACGAGGAGCAACTCCGGCGCCTGCGCATTTCCGCCGCCCAGGTCATCGACCGCCTGGCGGCCGAGAACATCAACCTTGCCGGGGGAACGATCCGCGACGGTCGCAGCGAATACATGGTACGCACCCTCGGCGAATTCACGAACCTTCAGCAGATCGCCGACACGGTGGTGGCCGAGCGGGACGGCGCGCCGCTGCGCATCAAGGACCTGGGCCGGGTGGTGCGATCCCACAAGGAGCGGGAGATCATCACCCGCACCGACGGGCGACCCGCCGTGCGCGTCGAGATCTTCAAGGAAGCCGACGCGAACATCGTCGACCTGGCCCACCGGGTGCGACAGGCGGTGGGCAGCGCCGACGAGGGGGAAGAAAGCACCAGCCTCGCGGCCCTGCTGGCTCACGACGAGAAGGCCGCACTCAAAGTCGTCGCAGACCGTTCCCTGTTCATCGAGAGCAGTCTGCGCGAGGTGCGCCAGGCCGCCATCCTCGGTGGCCTGCTGGCGGTCGCCGTGCTGCTGCTGTTCCTCCGTCGCCTGCGGCCGACAGCGATCATCGCGGCGAGCATCCCCGTCTCCCTGGCCATCACCTTCGCACCGCTCAACCTGCTCGGCGTCTCGCTGAACATCATGTCTCTCGGCGGCCTGGCCCTCGGCATCGGTATGCTCGTGGATTCTTCCATCGTCGTGCTGGAGTCGATCCACCGCTGCCGGGAGGAGGGTGACACTCCGGACCAGGCGGTGGTGCGGGGCACCCGCGAGGTGCGCTCGGCGGTCTTCGCCTCGACCCTGACCTCGGTGGCGGTGTTCTTTCCCATGGTCTTCATCGAAGGCGTGGCGGGCCAGGCCTTCGGCGACCTGGGCACGGCGGTGGTGGTCTCCCTGCTCGCTTCGGCGGCGGTGGCCCTGGTCCTGATCCCGATGCTCGCCGCCCTCGGCGGTTCAGGGACACGACCCGCGGCGCCCTACCGCCTGCGGGAGCTGCTGCGCGTCGCCTCCGCCCGGCGTTTCGCCGACGCCTTCCGCTCGACCTCGCTGACGCGCTCGATCGCGGCCACTCCTTTCCGGCTGCTGCTGCTGGCCGTGGCCCTGCCTCTCGAGATCGCCGGCCGGGCGCTGCTGGCGCTGCTGATTCTCCTCTTCCTGCTGGCGCGCCTGGTCGGCCGGGGCCTGGCGGCCATCGGGCGACGGGCCCGCCGCCGGCTGCCCCCGGACGCCGGCAGCCCTCCCCGCTTCTACCCCAAGCTACTCACCGCCGCCCTGAGCCACCCCTGGTTGCTGCTGCTGGCCGTCACCGCCTGCCTCGCCGCCACCGCCGCCGTCCTCCAGCGCATGGAGAGCGAGCTGCTGCCCGAAGTCCACCAGGGCGAATTCACCGTGGAAGTGGCGCTGCCGGTGGGCACGCCCCTCGATCACACCGCCGAGGTGCTGACCCCCGTCGAACAGGCCCTGCTGGCGGAAAGCGAAGACATCGAGAGCCTGCTGTTGACCCTGGGATTCGACAGCGCCCAGTCTCAGCGCTCCGACGAGGGCGAGCACACGGCCCGCTTCAAGGTGCTTCTGGCGCCCAGCCGCCGCCCCGAGGAAACAGAGCGGCGAATCCTCCGGCGCATTCGCCGGCGCCTGGCCACCATTCCCGACATGGAAATCCGCGTGGTGCGTCCGGTACTCTTCAGCTCGAAAACCCCCATCGAGGTGGAGATCCAGGCCGACGACCTGATCCAGCTCAGGGCCCTGGCCGATCAGGCCGCGGACCTGCTGGCGGAGCTTCCCGAGCTGACTGACGTGGAGAGTACCCAGCGGCGGGGCGCCCCGGAGATCCAGGTGATCTACGACCGGGACCGTCTCAGTCGCCTGGGCCTGGACATCCGCAGCGTGGCCCGGCTGGTGCGCAACAAGGTGCAGGGCACCGAGGCCACCCGCTACAACCTGCTCGACCGGAGGATTCCCATCGTCGTGCGCCTCGGCCTCGATGACCGGGAAACCACCGACGAGGTGCGCGCCCTGGACGTCAACCCGAACGGCACCCGCCCCCTTCCTCTCGAAGCGGTGGCCCGCGTGGTGGTGGGCGAGGGCCCGAGCGAGGTACGGCGCATCGACGGCCGACGCTCGGCCCTGGTCACCGCCAACCTGGCCAGCGGCTCGCTGACCGGCGCCGCCGCCCGCATCGAGGAAGTACTCGGCCGGGCCATGGACTGGCCCCTGGGGACCGACTTTCGCATCAGCGGCCAGAGCGAGGAGTGGCAGCGCAGCCGGCGCAGCCTGTGGCTGGTGCTCGCCCTGAGCGTCTTCCTGGTCTACGTCATCATGGCCGCCCAGTTCGAGTCGCTGATCCACCCCCTGGTGATCATGATCACCATTCCCCTGGCCTTCATCGGCAGCATCGTCGCCATCTGGCTGACCGGTGTGAACATCTCGGTGGTGGTGCTGCTGGGGCTGATCATGCTGGCCGGCATCGTGGTCAATAACGCCATCGTACTGGTGGACTACATCAACGTGCTGCGCGACCGGGGCCTGGGCTTGCGGGAAGCGGTGGTCACCGCCGGCGGCGTGCGGCTGCGACCGATCCTGATGACCACCGCGACCACCGTGCTGGGCCTGCTGCCGATGGCGGTGGGCTGGGGTGACGGAGCGGAGATCCGCCGCCCGATGGCCATCGCGGTGATCGCCGGGCTGCTCTCCTCCACCGCCCTGACGCTGGTGGTGATCCCCGTGGTCTACGAACGCATCGAGTCGCTGATCGGTCGCCGCGGAAGGGCGCGCCGATGA